Proteins encoded in a region of the Sphingomonas sp. OV641 genome:
- a CDS encoding oxidoreductase — translation MSDRPVRVGLIGFGYAGRTFHAPLIGATEGIELAAIASSQRDAIADQLGPVPVVGSVADLLVRQDVDLVVVASPNHSHASIACQALEAGKHVVVEKPYALTLDEARGVNERARRSGRLLAVFQNRRWDSDFLAVRAAIERGLIGQVVHFESHFDRFRPQVRDRWRERPEGGGGIWYDLAPHLVDQALQLFGLPERVEASLAILRPGASAHDWAHAILHYPDKRVILHASMLAAGGSARFIVHGTLGSLVKERADQQEAQLLAGVVPGSPGWGRDEDPLVRYDEGGRTELPAPAGDQRAFYRGVVAAIRDGAKSPVPLAQALATTAVIEAALRSSSEQRAIPLSLTRAEQVAFAED, via the coding sequence GTGAGTGACCGGCCGGTCCGGGTAGGCCTGATCGGCTTTGGCTATGCGGGGCGGACGTTTCACGCCCCGCTGATCGGCGCGACCGAGGGGATCGAGCTTGCGGCGATTGCGTCTTCGCAACGCGACGCCATTGCCGATCAACTCGGGCCTGTCCCAGTCGTTGGGTCCGTGGCCGACTTGCTCGTGCGTCAGGATGTCGATCTGGTGGTGGTCGCGAGTCCGAACCACAGCCACGCCTCAATCGCTTGCCAAGCGCTTGAGGCGGGCAAGCATGTCGTAGTCGAAAAGCCTTACGCGCTGACGCTGGATGAGGCGCGCGGCGTCAATGAACGGGCACGCCGGAGCGGGCGGTTGCTTGCAGTATTCCAGAACCGGCGATGGGACAGCGACTTTCTGGCAGTTCGCGCTGCGATCGAACGTGGCTTGATCGGCCAGGTCGTCCATTTCGAAAGTCATTTCGACCGCTTTCGCCCGCAGGTGCGCGATCGCTGGCGAGAACGGCCTGAAGGCGGCGGCGGGATCTGGTACGATCTGGCGCCGCATCTGGTGGACCAAGCCCTTCAGCTGTTCGGCTTGCCCGAGCGCGTCGAGGCGAGCCTTGCCATTCTTCGCCCCGGCGCGTCGGCGCACGACTGGGCACATGCCATTCTACACTATCCCGACAAGCGGGTGATCCTGCACGCGAGCATGCTGGCGGCAGGCGGCAGCGCGCGATTTATCGTGCATGGCACGTTAGGCAGCCTGGTGAAGGAACGCGCTGATCAACAGGAAGCGCAGTTGCTGGCCGGGGTGGTGCCCGGCTCGCCGGGATGGGGCAGGGATGAAGACCCGCTAGTCCGTTATGATGAGGGTGGGCGGACAGAGTTACCGGCACCGGCGGGAGACCAGCGCGCCTTCTACCGCGGTGTGGTTGCCGCAATACGTGATGGTGCGAAAAGCCCCGTGCCACTCGCCCAGGCACTTGCAACCACAGCGGTGATAGAGGCTGCGCTGCGTTCGTCCTCGGAGCAGCGTGCAATACCGCTCAGCCTGACGCGGGCAGAGCAGGTGGCGTTCGCGGAGGACTAA
- the typA gene encoding translational GTPase TypA encodes MNLRNIAIIAHVDHGKTTLVDQLFRQSGTFRENQRIEERAMDSNDLEKERGITILAKPTSIEWEGTRINIVDTPGHADFGGEVERILSMVDGVILLVDSSEGAMPQTKFVTGKALALGLRPIVVVNKVDRPDQRIQEVLDEVFDLFVSLDASDEQLDFPVLYASGRNGYASEDPDRREGTLTPLFQKIVDHVPPPALDVDAPFTFLVTLLDRDNFLGRVLTGRVNSGTVKVNQPIHALDMDGKVIETGRASKIMTFQGLERVPTDEARAGDIISLAGLTVATVSNTIADTSVTEAIQAQPIDPPTLSMRFAVNDSPMAGREGSKVTSRMIRDRLFREAESNVAIKVTESSDRDSYEVAGRGELQLGVLIETMRREGFELGISRPRVLFREDESGKRTEPYETVIIDVDEEHSGSVVEKMNLRKAEMTDMRPSGGGKTRITFSAPSRGMIGYHGEFLSDTRGTGIMNRLFEKYGPHKGVIEGRKNGVLISNGAGEAQAYALGPLEDRGILFVGHGEALYEGMIIGENAKTEDLEVNPMKAKQLTNFRASGGKDDAVRLTPPKKMTLEQAIAYIDDDEMVEVTPKTIRLRKRFLDPNERKRMKRSAEAA; translated from the coding sequence ATGAATTTGCGCAACATCGCCATCATCGCGCACGTCGATCATGGCAAGACCACGCTTGTTGACCAGCTGTTCCGCCAGTCGGGCACCTTTCGAGAGAACCAGCGCATCGAAGAGCGCGCGATGGATTCGAACGACCTCGAGAAGGAGCGCGGGATCACGATTCTCGCCAAGCCTACCTCGATCGAGTGGGAAGGCACGCGCATCAACATCGTCGATACGCCGGGCCACGCCGATTTCGGCGGCGAGGTGGAGCGCATCCTCTCGATGGTCGACGGTGTGATCCTGCTGGTCGATTCGTCGGAAGGCGCGATGCCGCAGACCAAGTTCGTGACGGGCAAGGCGCTGGCGTTGGGCCTGCGCCCGATCGTGGTGGTCAACAAGGTCGACCGCCCCGACCAGCGCATCCAGGAAGTGCTGGACGAGGTATTCGACCTGTTCGTCAGCCTGGACGCGAGCGATGAGCAGCTCGACTTTCCGGTGCTCTACGCGTCGGGCCGCAACGGCTATGCCAGCGAGGATCCCGATCGCCGTGAGGGCACGCTGACGCCGCTGTTCCAGAAAATCGTTGATCACGTGCCGCCGCCGGCGCTGGACGTCGATGCGCCGTTCACCTTTCTCGTGACTCTGCTCGACCGCGACAACTTCCTCGGCCGCGTGCTCACCGGCCGCGTCAACTCGGGCACCGTCAAGGTCAACCAGCCGATCCACGCGCTCGACATGGACGGCAAGGTGATCGAGACCGGCCGCGCGTCGAAGATCATGACCTTCCAGGGCCTCGAGCGCGTGCCGACCGACGAGGCGCGCGCCGGCGACATCATCAGCCTCGCCGGCCTCACCGTCGCGACCGTGTCGAACACGATCGCCGACACCAGCGTGACCGAGGCGATCCAGGCGCAGCCGATCGATCCGCCGACGCTGTCGATGCGCTTTGCGGTGAATGATTCGCCGATGGCTGGCCGCGAGGGCAGCAAGGTGACGAGCCGCATGATCCGCGACCGCCTGTTCCGCGAGGCCGAGTCGAACGTTGCCATCAAGGTGACCGAATCGTCCGACCGTGACAGCTATGAAGTTGCCGGCCGTGGCGAGCTTCAGCTTGGCGTGCTGATCGAGACGATGCGCCGCGAGGGCTTCGAGCTGGGCATCAGCCGCCCGCGCGTGCTGTTCCGCGAGGACGAGAGCGGCAAGCGCACCGAACCGTATGAAACCGTCATCATCGACGTAGACGAGGAGCATTCGGGCTCGGTCGTCGAGAAGATGAACCTGCGTAAGGCCGAAATGACCGACATGCGCCCGTCGGGCGGTGGCAAGACGCGCATCACCTTCTCGGCGCCGTCGCGCGGCATGATCGGCTATCACGGCGAGTTCCTGTCGGACACGCGCGGCACCGGCATCATGAACCGGCTGTTCGAGAAGTACGGCCCGCACAAGGGCGTGATCGAGGGGCGCAAGAACGGTGTGCTGATCTCGAACGGCGCGGGCGAGGCACAGGCCTATGCACTCGGCCCGCTGGAGGATCGCGGCATCCTGTTCGTCGGCCATGGCGAGGCGCTCTACGAGGGCATGATCATCGGTGAGAACGCCAAGACGGAAGACCTTGAGGTCAACCCGATGAAGGCGAAGCAGCTGACCAACTTCCGCGCCTCGGGCGGCAAGGACGATGCCGTTCGCCTGACCCCGCCGAAGAAGATGACGCTGGAGCAGGCGATCGCGTACATCGACGATGACGAGATGGTCGAGGTGACGCCGAAGACGATCCGCCTGCGCAAGCGCTTCCTCGATCCGAACGAGCGCAAGCGGATGAAGCGGTCTGCCGAAGCGGCGTGA
- a CDS encoding toxic anion resistance protein, translated as MASTPDTITATEPALTLTPPDPVPTVAAEKAAGLVPVDDGTKSKLEERADYAVQQLMERDANSPEFGKVVDAITNMGAKEIRDAAGQSNRFLDRPVRAMDQETGVGKDLAQLRRVVEDLDPGKKGNLTAPQKLFGIIPFGNKMRNYFDSYKSSQTHIASILKSLGSGKDELLMDNASIDTERANLWSAMGKLEQMIQLSKMLDSKLEDKANELDATDPAKAKAIRESALFYARQRTQDLLTQMAVTVQGYLALDLVKKNNVELIKGVDRASTTTVAALRTAVTVAHAMTNQKLVLEQITQLNNTTAGIIDSTGKLLRSNTARIHEQAASSAIPLETLQRAFQNIYETMDAIDTFKVKALDSMKSTVDTLSNEVEKSRGYIARAEGAAQNRVGSSPETFKLEAL; from the coding sequence ATGGCGAGCACCCCCGACACGATCACCGCGACCGAGCCGGCGCTGACGCTCACGCCCCCCGATCCGGTGCCGACGGTCGCTGCGGAAAAGGCAGCCGGCCTCGTTCCGGTCGATGACGGCACCAAGTCCAAGCTGGAGGAACGCGCCGACTATGCCGTTCAGCAGCTGATGGAGCGGGATGCAAACAGCCCGGAATTCGGCAAGGTGGTCGATGCAATCACCAACATGGGCGCGAAGGAAATCCGCGACGCGGCCGGCCAGTCCAACCGTTTTCTCGATCGCCCCGTCCGGGCGATGGATCAGGAAACCGGCGTGGGCAAGGATCTGGCCCAGTTGCGCCGCGTCGTGGAGGATCTCGATCCGGGCAAGAAGGGCAACCTTACCGCCCCGCAGAAGCTGTTCGGCATCATCCCATTCGGGAACAAGATGCGCAATTATTTCGACAGCTACAAATCCAGCCAGACGCACATCGCCTCCATTCTTAAGAGCCTCGGGTCAGGCAAGGACGAGCTCCTGATGGACAATGCGTCCATCGACACCGAACGCGCCAATCTTTGGAGCGCGATGGGCAAGCTGGAGCAGATGATTCAGCTGTCGAAGATGCTGGATAGCAAGCTGGAGGACAAGGCGAACGAGCTGGACGCGACCGACCCGGCCAAGGCCAAGGCGATCCGCGAAAGCGCGCTCTTCTACGCACGTCAGCGGACCCAGGATCTCCTGACTCAGATGGCGGTGACCGTTCAGGGCTATCTGGCACTCGATCTGGTCAAGAAGAACAACGTTGAGCTGATCAAGGGCGTGGATCGGGCATCCACGACGACGGTCGCCGCGCTACGCACTGCCGTCACCGTCGCGCATGCGATGACCAATCAGAAGCTGGTGCTGGAACAGATCACTCAGCTGAACAACACCACGGCCGGCATCATCGATTCGACCGGCAAGCTGCTGCGCTCCAACACCGCCCGGATCCACGAACAGGCGGCAAGCTCGGCCATTCCGCTGGAAACACTCCAGCGTGCGTTCCAGAACATCTACGAAACGATGGACGCGATCGACACTTTCAAGGTGAAGGCGCTCGATTCGATGAAGAGCACGGTCGACACACTGTCGAACGAGGTGGAAAAGTCGCGCGGCTATATCGCTCGGGCGGAAGGCGCCGCACAGAATCGAGTCGGTTCCTCGCCTGAAACCTTCAAGCTGGAGGCGCTGTGA
- a CDS encoding tyrosine-protein phosphatase: MNDRVLVFEGIHNFRDYGGYAARDGRLRQGVLWRSGQHGDATSNDLAGVANLGIATVIDLRGDSERQLMPCLRHDGFDGLVLFAPGETAGSELAPHEEAGSGITTASEARAAMTRLYENMPFRTVLVRSLTLYFEALATRQGPSLLHCLAGKDRTGLAAALLHRLLGVHEDDVMADYLLTNAAGDQKRRIAAAGDSIRQRYGPQITDEAIETLMGVDAQYLKAATRSINEHHGSVERYADEVLGVDAARREALRERLVA; this comes from the coding sequence ATGAACGATCGTGTCCTCGTCTTTGAAGGTATCCACAACTTCCGCGACTATGGCGGCTATGCCGCGCGCGATGGCCGATTGCGGCAGGGTGTCCTTTGGCGCTCTGGGCAGCATGGCGATGCCACGTCCAACGATCTTGCCGGCGTCGCAAACCTCGGCATAGCGACGGTCATTGATCTTCGCGGGGATAGCGAGCGGCAGCTTATGCCCTGCCTTCGTCATGACGGCTTTGACGGCCTGGTGCTTTTCGCACCGGGCGAGACCGCCGGGTCGGAACTGGCGCCGCATGAGGAAGCGGGCAGCGGGATCACAACCGCTTCCGAGGCGCGCGCGGCGATGACGCGCTTGTACGAAAATATGCCGTTCCGGACCGTGCTGGTCCGATCGCTTACTCTTTATTTCGAGGCACTGGCGACGCGCCAGGGCCCCAGTCTGCTTCATTGCCTCGCGGGCAAGGATCGCACCGGCCTTGCCGCGGCCCTGCTTCACCGGCTTCTTGGCGTGCACGAAGATGACGTGATGGCCGATTACCTGCTCACGAATGCAGCGGGCGATCAGAAGCGGCGCATTGCCGCCGCCGGTGACTCGATCCGTCAGCGTTATGGTCCGCAGATCACCGATGAGGCCATCGAGACATTGATGGGCGTGGACGCCCAGTATCTCAAGGCTGCGACCCGCTCGATTAACGAGCATCACGGCTCAGTCGAACGCTATGCCGATGAAGTGCTGGGCGTCGACGCAGCCCGGCGTGAAGCGCTCCGCGAGCGGCTGGTAGCCTGA
- a CDS encoding Nramp family divalent metal transporter: MTPPAAELMRSLPEVHASIRVPEGASFWRRLFAFVGPGWLVAVGYMDPGNWATDIAGGSAFGYTLLSVILLSNLMAIVLQALSARLGIGAGMDLAQACRRQYSRPVSMVLWILCEIAIIACDLAEVLGTAIALKLLFGLPLVAGVCVTALDVFLILALQRYGFRRLEAFVASLLIVIAGCFALELAWAGPDWGAAAVGLIPSAEIVSNPAMLYIAIGILGATVMPHNLYLHSAIVQTRAVGTKVAEKRDALKMATIDSTVSLGLAFFINAAILVLAAATFHVAGRTEVAEIEEAHRLLAPMLGVGVASVVFAVALLASGQNSTVTGTLAGQIVMEGFLELRLPLWLRRMITRGLAIIPAVIGVALAGDSGATQLLVLSQVVLSLQLPFAVLPLVAFTGSRRMMGPLAAPRWLAVLAWGIAAAIVTLNGWMLWGLITG; this comes from the coding sequence ATGACCCCGCCTGCTGCCGAGCTGATGCGATCGCTTCCGGAGGTTCACGCCTCCATCCGGGTGCCGGAAGGCGCGAGCTTCTGGCGCCGGCTGTTCGCCTTTGTCGGACCCGGCTGGCTGGTGGCCGTCGGCTATATGGACCCGGGGAACTGGGCCACCGACATCGCCGGGGGATCGGCCTTTGGCTACACGCTGCTGAGCGTCATCCTTCTTTCCAACCTGATGGCCATCGTGCTCCAGGCGCTGTCAGCACGGCTGGGGATTGGCGCCGGTATGGATTTGGCGCAGGCGTGCAGACGACAATATTCGCGGCCGGTTTCCATGGTGCTGTGGATCTTGTGCGAGATCGCGATCATCGCCTGCGATCTGGCGGAGGTGCTTGGCACGGCGATCGCGCTGAAGCTGTTGTTCGGACTGCCGCTGGTCGCAGGGGTCTGCGTCACGGCGCTTGACGTATTCCTGATCCTGGCATTGCAGCGCTACGGCTTTCGTCGCCTGGAGGCATTTGTCGCATCGCTGCTGATCGTGATCGCCGGTTGCTTTGCGCTTGAGCTCGCATGGGCCGGACCGGACTGGGGCGCGGCCGCGGTGGGACTGATCCCGTCTGCTGAAATCGTCAGCAATCCCGCCATGCTCTACATCGCCATCGGCATTCTTGGCGCGACCGTGATGCCCCACAACCTGTACCTGCACTCGGCGATCGTGCAGACCCGGGCTGTCGGAACGAAGGTTGCCGAAAAGCGCGACGCGCTGAAGATGGCAACGATCGATTCGACCGTCAGCCTTGGCCTGGCGTTCTTCATCAACGCCGCAATCCTCGTGTTGGCGGCCGCGACCTTCCATGTCGCGGGACGGACGGAAGTGGCAGAGATCGAGGAAGCGCATCGCCTGCTCGCGCCCATGCTGGGTGTCGGCGTGGCGAGCGTCGTTTTCGCCGTTGCGCTGTTGGCGAGCGGGCAGAATTCCACCGTGACTGGCACCTTGGCCGGTCAGATCGTTATGGAAGGCTTTCTTGAGCTTCGTCTGCCGCTCTGGCTGCGGCGGATGATTACGCGCGGGCTGGCGATCATCCCCGCGGTGATCGGCGTGGCGCTGGCGGGAGACAGCGGAGCGACGCAGTTGCTCGTCCTCAGCCAGGTGGTGCTCAGTCTGCAACTTCCATTCGCGGTGCTGCCGCTGGTAGCGTTCACCGGAAGTCGGCGGATGATGGGGCCGCTGGCGGCGCCAAGGTGGCTGGCAGTGCTTGCGTGGGGCATCGCCGCCGCGATCGTCACCTTGAACGGCTGGATGCTTTGGGGCCTTATCACTGGATAA
- a CDS encoding 5'-methylthioadenosine phosphorylase (Catalyzes the reversible phosphorolysis of 5'-deoxy-5'- methylthioadenosine (MTA) to adenine and 5-methylthio-D-ribose-1- phosphate), whose product MNTQWTIGIIGGSGLYAIDGLEDAEWRSVASPWGTPSDDILFGRIGDVGLRFLPRHGRGHRIAPHDIPVRANIDALKRAGCTDLLALSSVGSLQEEVAPGQFAIVNQFIDRTVSRPASFFGTGLVAHVSLADPVCERLSAFAAAAVQAAGGRVTEGATYLAMEGPQFSTRAESLMYRAWGGDVIGMTGMPEARLAREAELPYALVGMVTDYDCWREDEAAVDVNAILSHMAANGAIARAAVKALVASLPAERTPSPIDTALDGAIITASMARDPALVERNAAILSRLKR is encoded by the coding sequence ATGAACACGCAATGGACGATTGGGATCATCGGCGGCTCGGGCCTTTACGCCATCGATGGCCTGGAGGATGCGGAGTGGCGATCGGTGGCGAGCCCCTGGGGTACGCCGTCGGACGACATTCTCTTCGGTCGCATAGGCGATGTCGGACTCCGCTTCTTGCCGCGCCATGGCCGTGGACACCGGATCGCCCCGCATGACATTCCGGTGCGAGCGAACATTGACGCATTGAAGCGGGCAGGGTGCACGGACCTACTTGCCTTATCCTCGGTCGGTTCGCTGCAGGAGGAAGTGGCGCCCGGCCAATTCGCCATCGTCAACCAGTTCATCGACCGCACGGTCTCCCGCCCGGCGAGCTTCTTCGGCACGGGGCTGGTGGCGCATGTGTCGCTGGCGGACCCGGTGTGCGAGCGGCTGTCCGCATTCGCCGCCGCTGCCGTGCAGGCAGCCGGTGGCAGGGTGACGGAAGGCGCCACTTACCTCGCGATGGAGGGACCTCAATTCTCGACCCGCGCCGAGAGCCTGATGTATCGCGCATGGGGCGGAGACGTGATCGGCATGACCGGCATGCCGGAGGCGCGGCTCGCCCGCGAAGCCGAGCTGCCCTACGCGCTGGTCGGAATGGTGACCGACTATGATTGCTGGCGAGAAGACGAAGCCGCTGTCGATGTGAACGCGATCCTGTCGCACATGGCCGCCAACGGCGCGATTGCACGAGCGGCGGTGAAGGCGCTGGTCGCCAGCCTGCCCGCCGAGCGCACTCCATCCCCGATCGATACCGCGCTGGACGGCGCCATTATCACCGCATCAATGGCGCGCGATCCTGCGCTGGTCGAGCGCAACGCGGCCATTCTTTCCCGATTGAAACGTTGA
- a CDS encoding DUF2147 domain-containing protein: protein MTIIRAAAALFALSLAGSAHAAQPIAGRWLTEDGSAIIQVGPCGASTCGRIASVVKPRPGAPATDVNNPDAKLRARPMIGLPILSGFSDAGEEWRGRIYDPRNGKSYKSIVTRGENGTLRVKGCVSFICQTQVWKAAR, encoded by the coding sequence ATGACGATCATCCGCGCCGCCGCCGCCCTTTTCGCCCTCTCCCTTGCCGGGTCGGCGCATGCGGCACAACCGATCGCCGGTCGGTGGCTGACCGAAGATGGATCCGCAATCATTCAAGTGGGACCTTGCGGCGCCAGCACGTGCGGCAGGATTGCTTCGGTGGTGAAGCCCCGCCCCGGCGCTCCCGCTACCGATGTCAACAACCCCGATGCCAAGCTTCGCGCTCGGCCGATGATCGGATTGCCGATCCTGTCCGGCTTTAGCGATGCGGGCGAGGAGTGGCGCGGCCGAATCTATGATCCGCGCAACGGCAAGAGCTACAAGTCGATCGTTACTCGCGGTGAGAATGGCACGCTGCGGGTGAAAGGGTGCGTTTCCTTCATCTGTCAGACGCAGGTCTGGAAGGCCGCGCGGTAA
- a CDS encoding DNA-3-methyladenine glycosylase, whose product MGLSAEQLREGVDALARLEPKFAPALERVGYPPTRIRERGHVTLMRTIVGQQVSVKAAEAMWRKLIDLIGDPVDLDRLGHASDEEMRAAGMSRQKTAYLRSLSEEVVSGRLDFAHLPADDDEAVALLMRVKGIGRWSAEIYLLFAEGRPDIWPAGDLAVQIEVGKILGHDTRPSEKLTRELAAPWSPHRGAAAIFAWHHYGAKGEAVPV is encoded by the coding sequence ATGGGGCTGAGCGCCGAGCAGCTGCGCGAGGGCGTGGATGCGCTCGCCCGGCTCGAACCCAAATTTGCGCCAGCCTTGGAGCGCGTTGGCTATCCGCCCACCCGAATACGCGAGCGCGGCCATGTTACGCTGATGCGAACAATCGTCGGGCAGCAGGTGAGCGTGAAGGCCGCCGAGGCGATGTGGCGGAAGCTGATCGACCTGATTGGAGACCCCGTGGATCTGGATCGTCTCGGCCACGCCAGCGACGAGGAGATGCGAGCCGCGGGCATGTCCCGGCAAAAAACGGCCTATCTGCGGAGCCTTTCGGAAGAGGTCGTCAGCGGACGGCTGGACTTCGCCCATTTGCCGGCGGACGACGATGAGGCCGTCGCGCTGCTGATGCGCGTAAAGGGCATCGGACGCTGGTCGGCCGAAATCTACCTGTTGTTCGCAGAAGGCCGGCCGGACATCTGGCCAGCCGGGGATCTGGCGGTGCAGATCGAGGTCGGCAAGATCCTGGGGCACGATACGCGCCCGAGCGAAAAGCTGACGCGGGAGCTCGCCGCGCCTTGGAGCCCGCATCGCGGGGCCGCTGCCATCTTTGCCTGGCACCATTATGGCGCAAAGGGAGAAGCGGTGCCGGTCTGA
- a CDS encoding 2Fe-2S iron-sulfur cluster-binding protein — protein MSKLIVTLRDGEERVIDGAAGLSVMEVIRDGGIDEILALCGGCCSCATCHIHVDPEFADKLPPMTEDENDLLESSSSRDGTSRLSCQLPFGPELDGLKVRIAEED, from the coding sequence ATGTCCAAGCTTATCGTCACGCTGCGGGACGGGGAAGAACGTGTCATCGATGGCGCGGCGGGGCTGTCAGTCATGGAAGTCATTCGCGATGGCGGCATCGATGAAATCCTCGCGCTTTGCGGTGGTTGCTGCAGCTGCGCGACCTGCCACATCCATGTCGACCCGGAATTTGCGGACAAACTGCCGCCGATGACCGAAGACGAGAATGACCTCTTGGAATCGTCCAGCAGCCGCGATGGCACTTCCCGGCTTTCGTGTCAGCTGCCGTTCGGCCCGGAACTTGATGGCTTGAAGGTTCGGATCGCCGAGGAAGACTGA
- the rlmB gene encoding 23S rRNA (guanosine(2251)-2'-O)-methyltransferase RlmB, translated as MARRGHRPSQAPGNRPRFWGRHAVTAALANPDRTVKKLWGTREALANLQLPPLLPVVYADVADLGRMVPADAPHQGLVAEVDPLEEIWLGDLLDQGRDDRRPLVILDQVTDPHNVGAVLRSAAAFDALGIVTQDRHAPPESGALARSASGALETVPWVRVVNLARALDEIAEAGFWRIGLTGHATQTLGESMGEGRIALVLGAEGEGMRQNTEAHCDQLAKLPISPNVESLNVSNAAAIALYAIATR; from the coding sequence ATGGCGCGCCGTGGACATCGCCCAAGCCAAGCACCTGGCAACCGACCCCGATTCTGGGGGCGCCATGCCGTGACCGCAGCGCTCGCGAACCCTGACCGCACCGTGAAGAAGCTGTGGGGCACGCGGGAGGCGCTGGCGAACCTGCAACTCCCGCCGCTTCTGCCGGTCGTGTACGCTGATGTAGCCGACTTGGGGCGCATGGTGCCGGCGGACGCGCCGCATCAGGGGCTGGTGGCGGAGGTGGATCCGCTTGAGGAGATCTGGCTGGGAGATTTGCTGGATCAGGGGCGCGATGATCGTCGTCCACTCGTAATCCTGGATCAGGTGACCGACCCGCATAACGTGGGTGCGGTGCTGCGGTCGGCGGCGGCGTTCGATGCGCTGGGGATCGTCACCCAGGATCGCCATGCGCCGCCGGAATCGGGAGCGCTCGCCCGCTCGGCGTCTGGCGCGCTGGAGACGGTTCCGTGGGTTCGCGTGGTGAACCTGGCGCGGGCGCTGGACGAGATTGCGGAAGCAGGCTTCTGGCGCATCGGCCTGACCGGGCACGCGACGCAAACGCTTGGGGAGTCCATGGGCGAAGGGCGGATCGCCCTGGTTCTGGGTGCGGAAGGCGAAGGGATGCGCCAGAACACCGAGGCACATTGCGATCAGCTCGCCAAGCTCCCGATCAGTCCCAATGTCGAGAGCCTCAACGTTTCGAACGCGGCGGCGATCGCCTTATACGCTATCGCCACGCGATAG
- a CDS encoding integrase arm-type DNA-binding domain-containing protein, whose protein sequence is MLTDAQIKRAKGADKAYKLSDTGGLFLHVAPSGARSWRQKYRFGGKEKLLTHGLYPQVSLSAARDLRDTAKKALRDGRDPAIEKKQEKAARVIGTSHTFEACARAWHELNKPRWSKVHAGNVIDSLEKDLFPAIGAMPIKDVTEAILLDALRRVENRGAIETASRIRQRASDVFAYAAAAGLRTGDPAAVVKSLLKPKPKATKQPAITDLDQLRAMIADIEEERASPITKLANRLVALTAVRSAVQRFAKWEEFEGLDGPSPIWRVPPGTMKLALRLKDDTQFEHIVPLSRQAVEVIEAVRPLTGHLPYLFPNDRHAHRPMSENGVRALIIRANGGIYRNRHCTHGYRSSFSSIMNEWRRREGRPDDREVINLMLAHVVEDKVEGAYNRAAHMDRRVELAQIWADMVLADAPPAAALLDGKRN, encoded by the coding sequence ATGCTGACGGACGCCCAGATCAAGCGCGCCAAGGGCGCGGACAAGGCCTACAAGCTCTCGGACACGGGCGGATTATTCCTGCACGTCGCCCCCTCGGGCGCCCGCTCCTGGCGCCAGAAGTACCGGTTTGGGGGTAAGGAGAAGCTCCTCACTCACGGCCTGTACCCCCAGGTGAGCCTGTCGGCCGCGCGCGATCTGCGAGACACCGCAAAGAAGGCGCTCCGCGACGGGCGCGATCCGGCGATAGAAAAGAAGCAGGAGAAGGCCGCGCGCGTGATCGGCACGTCGCACACCTTTGAGGCGTGCGCCCGCGCCTGGCACGAGCTCAACAAGCCGCGGTGGAGCAAGGTGCACGCCGGCAACGTGATCGACAGTCTGGAGAAGGACCTGTTTCCCGCGATCGGCGCGATGCCGATCAAGGACGTGACCGAAGCGATCCTTCTCGACGCCCTGCGCCGGGTGGAGAACAGGGGCGCGATCGAGACGGCCAGCAGGATCCGGCAGCGTGCGAGTGACGTCTTCGCCTATGCTGCGGCCGCCGGCCTGCGCACGGGCGACCCGGCGGCGGTGGTCAAATCGTTGCTCAAGCCAAAGCCGAAAGCGACCAAGCAGCCGGCCATCACCGATCTGGACCAACTGCGCGCCATGATCGCGGATATCGAGGAAGAACGGGCGAGCCCGATCACGAAGCTGGCGAACCGGCTGGTGGCGCTGACAGCCGTGCGATCGGCCGTTCAGCGCTTCGCCAAGTGGGAAGAGTTCGAGGGACTGGACGGCCCCTCTCCTATCTGGCGAGTCCCGCCTGGCACCATGAAGCTGGCGCTCCGACTGAAGGACGACACGCAGTTCGAACATATCGTGCCGCTGTCCCGGCAGGCAGTGGAGGTGATCGAAGCGGTTCGACCGCTCACCGGCCACCTGCCCTACCTGTTCCCGAACGACCGTCACGCCCACCGACCCATGTCGGAGAACGGCGTGCGCGCGCTGATCATCCGGGCGAACGGCGGGATCTATCGCAACCGGCACTGCACCCACGGCTACCGCTCGTCGTTCTCGTCCATCATGAACGAATGGCGCCGGCGGGAAGGTCGGCCGGATGATCGCGAGGTGATCAACCTGATGCTGGCCCACGTGGTCGAGGACAAGGTTGAAGGCGCATACAACCGGGCCGCGCACATGGATCGGCGTGTCGAGTTGGCGCAGATCTGGGCTGATATGGTCCTCGCCGACGCGCCGCCGGCAGCGGCGCTGCTGGATGGCAAGCGGAACTGA